The Glycine soja cultivar W05 chromosome 6, ASM419377v2, whole genome shotgun sequence genome has a window encoding:
- the LOC114416630 gene encoding uncharacterized protein LOC114416630 isoform X1, whose amino-acid sequence MDVVNDLHMGPPATTNLGGSTSTDDVNSSQKQKIVRKKTQGKSVECEGPDFSLDKSSPKTDATIKHPLHESPALPNFLSCQIIVEYSTENEKSKRQKTTHNAIEGNVNGCGTPEGIFSPKASTPALDMPSEHPIQCFSNDLITSQSCVEVGICQGHNEEKKQNMINTTAENSNSQQGIPEESCNHISVAASHEPFAKECVSEVVKLNTEHGINDNIPNREDKNDFEKNTSLVKKNVDDSLDYGLCDKNLCVKTYARRKMVNSSCWRNSGSPSPENCNKEPTIQDHQKDDSHKFSDGPLRVCLMDGETKLSIDQVTSQSGAAAEEIKLSTDNINEQRFMTTSSAVDIPSEHLKTDGRPLDHTKITRNDLCCADEEIELSTDNIKEQRFMATSSAVDIPVEQLKTSCRKLDNTEITRNDLCCAGDVSDLSLDTVRDGHLKISQFSLDRNFAGNQKNKLLILDLNGLLADFVSISDTDTPFRRYRREPEPDFVLRGKKVYKRPFCDDFLQFCFDTFHVGVWSSRSKSNVDASIKFLMGKSATKLLFCWNQSHCTKTKFSTVENIDKPLVLKEIRKLWEKAEPDLPWEKGEFNESNTLLLDDSPYKALMNPRHSAIFPYSYRYYHTRDSELGREGDLRVYLKGLAKAENVQNYVSENPFGQRPIREANPSWGYYRRVIESLQRSQNDGPSLPR is encoded by the exons ATGGATGTTGTAAATGATTTGCATATGGGGCCTCCAGCAACAACCAATTTGGGAGGTTCCACTAGTACAGATGATGTAAATTCATCGCAGAAGCAGAAAATAGTGAGAAAGAAGACACAAGGTAAATCTGTTGAGTGTGAAGGTCCTGATTTTTCACTGGATAAGTCTTCACCGAAGACAGATGCTACTATAAAGCACCCATTACATGAGTCCCCTGCTTTACCTAATTTCTTAAGTTGCCAAATAATTGTAGAATATTCAACAGAGAATGAAAAGAGCAAACGGCAGAAGACAACACATAATGCTATTGAAGGCAATGTTAATGGTTGCGGCACTCCTGAGGGTATTTTTTCACCAAAAGCTTCCACACCTGCATTGGATATGCCTTCAGAACATCCCATTCAATGTTTTTCCAATGATCTAATAACAAGTCAATCTTGTGTGGAAGTGGGTATTTGTCAGGGACATAATGAAGAAAAGAAGCAAAATATGATCAATACAACTGCAGAAAATAGCAATTCACAGCAAGGCATTCCAGAAGAAAGCTGCAATCACATTTCAGTTGCAGCAAGTCATGAGCCTTTTGCAAAAGAGTGtgtttcagaagttgtaaaattgAACACAGAGCATGGTATAAATGATAACATTCCCAACCGTGAGGATAAGaatgattttgaaaagaatACAAGTCTGGTGAAGAAAAATGTTGATGACTCACTGGATTATGGCTTGTGTGATAAAAATCTGTGTGTTAAAACGTATGCAAGGAGAAAAATGGTTAATTCCAGTTGCTGGAGAAACAGTGGTTCCCCAAGTCCTGAAAATTGTAACAAGGAACCAACTATTCAGGATCATCAAAAGGATGATTCACACAAATTTTCTGATGGACCATTGAGAGTGTGCTTGATGGATGGAGAAACAAAACTTTCAATTGATCAAGTTACCTCACAAAGTGGAGCTGCAGCTGAGGAAATAAAGTTGAGCACTGACAACATTAACGAGCAAAGATTTATGACTACATCTTCTGCAGTAGACATTCCTTCAGAGCATCTCAAAACAGATGGCAGACCACTAGATCATACTAAGATTACAAGAAATGATCTGTGTTGTGCAG ATGAGGAAATAGAGTTGAGCACTGACAACATTAAGGAGCAAAGATTTATGGCTACCTCTTCTGCTGTAGACATTCCTGTTGAGCAACTCAAAACAAGTTGTAGAAAGCTAGATAATACGGAGATTACAAGAAATGATCTGTGTTGTGCAGGTGATGTTTCTGATTTAAGCTTAGACACAGTAAGAGACGGTCATTTAAAGATTTCACAATTCTCACTAGACAGAAATTTTGCTGGCAACCAAAAGAACAAACTTCTCATCCTTGATCTGAATGGACTGCTTGCTGATTTTGTCAGTATCAGTGACACTGACACTCCTTTCCGAAGATATAGACGAGAACCAGAGCCAGATTTTGTGCTTAGAGGGAAGAAAG TCTACAAGAGGCCCTTTTGTGACGATTTTCTACAGTTTTGCTTTGACACATTTCATGTGGGAGTATGGTCGTCTAGATCCAA GAGCAATGTTGATGCATCAATCAAATTTCTTATGGGGAAATCTGCAACCAAACTGCTCTTTTGTTGG AATCAGTCCCACTGTACTAAAACAAAGTTTAGTACTGTTGAGAATATAGACAAGCCACTTGTGTTGAAGGAAATAAGGAAGTTGTGGGAAAAGGCAGAACCTGATCTACCATGGGAGAAGGGAGAGTTTAATGAGTCAAACACATTGTTATTGGATGACTCGCCTTACAAGGCACTAATGAATCCT aGGCATTCAGCAATATTTCCTTATTCTTACCGGTACTACCACACCAGAGACTCAGAATTAG GACGAGAAGGTGATCTTCGGGTTTATCTAAAAGGGCTGGCTAAGGCCGAGAATGTGCAAAACTATGTGTCAGAAAATCCGTTTGGCCAACGGCCCATAAGAGAAGCAAATCCATCTTGGGGTTACTATCGTAGAGTTATAGAATCACTTCAAAGAAGCCAAAATGATGGGCCCTCATTACCCAGGTAG
- the LOC114416630 gene encoding uncharacterized protein LOC114416630 isoform X2 encodes MDVVNDLHMGPPATTNLGGSTSTDDVNSSQKQKIVRKKTQGKSVECEGPDFSLDKSSPKTDATIKHPLHESPALPNFLSCQIIVEYSTENEKSKRQKTTHNAIEGNVNGCGTPEGIFSPKASTPALDMPSEHPIQCFSNDLITSQSCVEVGICQGHNEEKKQNMINTTAENSNSQQGIPEESCNHISVAASHEPFAKECVSEVVKLNTEHGINDNIPNREDKNDFEKNTSLVKKNVDDSLDYGLCDKNLCVKTYARRKMVNSSCWRNSGSPSPENCNKEPTIQDHQKDDSHKFSDGPLRVCLMDGETKLSIDQVTSQSGAAAEEIKLSTDNINEQRFMTTSSAVDIPSEHLKTDGRPLDHTKITRNDLCCADEEIELSTDNIKEQRFMATSSAVDIPVEQLKTSCRKLDNTEITRNDLCCADRNFAGNQKNKLLILDLNGLLADFVSISDTDTPFRRYRREPEPDFVLRGKKVYKRPFCDDFLQFCFDTFHVGVWSSRSKSNVDASIKFLMGKSATKLLFCWNQSHCTKTKFSTVENIDKPLVLKEIRKLWEKAEPDLPWEKGEFNESNTLLLDDSPYKALMNPRHSAIFPYSYRYYHTRDSELGREGDLRVYLKGLAKAENVQNYVSENPFGQRPIREANPSWGYYRRVIESLQRSQNDGPSLPR; translated from the exons ATGGATGTTGTAAATGATTTGCATATGGGGCCTCCAGCAACAACCAATTTGGGAGGTTCCACTAGTACAGATGATGTAAATTCATCGCAGAAGCAGAAAATAGTGAGAAAGAAGACACAAGGTAAATCTGTTGAGTGTGAAGGTCCTGATTTTTCACTGGATAAGTCTTCACCGAAGACAGATGCTACTATAAAGCACCCATTACATGAGTCCCCTGCTTTACCTAATTTCTTAAGTTGCCAAATAATTGTAGAATATTCAACAGAGAATGAAAAGAGCAAACGGCAGAAGACAACACATAATGCTATTGAAGGCAATGTTAATGGTTGCGGCACTCCTGAGGGTATTTTTTCACCAAAAGCTTCCACACCTGCATTGGATATGCCTTCAGAACATCCCATTCAATGTTTTTCCAATGATCTAATAACAAGTCAATCTTGTGTGGAAGTGGGTATTTGTCAGGGACATAATGAAGAAAAGAAGCAAAATATGATCAATACAACTGCAGAAAATAGCAATTCACAGCAAGGCATTCCAGAAGAAAGCTGCAATCACATTTCAGTTGCAGCAAGTCATGAGCCTTTTGCAAAAGAGTGtgtttcagaagttgtaaaattgAACACAGAGCATGGTATAAATGATAACATTCCCAACCGTGAGGATAAGaatgattttgaaaagaatACAAGTCTGGTGAAGAAAAATGTTGATGACTCACTGGATTATGGCTTGTGTGATAAAAATCTGTGTGTTAAAACGTATGCAAGGAGAAAAATGGTTAATTCCAGTTGCTGGAGAAACAGTGGTTCCCCAAGTCCTGAAAATTGTAACAAGGAACCAACTATTCAGGATCATCAAAAGGATGATTCACACAAATTTTCTGATGGACCATTGAGAGTGTGCTTGATGGATGGAGAAACAAAACTTTCAATTGATCAAGTTACCTCACAAAGTGGAGCTGCAGCTGAGGAAATAAAGTTGAGCACTGACAACATTAACGAGCAAAGATTTATGACTACATCTTCTGCAGTAGACATTCCTTCAGAGCATCTCAAAACAGATGGCAGACCACTAGATCATACTAAGATTACAAGAAATGATCTGTGTTGTGCAG ATGAGGAAATAGAGTTGAGCACTGACAACATTAAGGAGCAAAGATTTATGGCTACCTCTTCTGCTGTAGACATTCCTGTTGAGCAACTCAAAACAAGTTGTAGAAAGCTAGATAATACGGAGATTACAAGAAATGATCTGTGTTGTGCAG ACAGAAATTTTGCTGGCAACCAAAAGAACAAACTTCTCATCCTTGATCTGAATGGACTGCTTGCTGATTTTGTCAGTATCAGTGACACTGACACTCCTTTCCGAAGATATAGACGAGAACCAGAGCCAGATTTTGTGCTTAGAGGGAAGAAAG TCTACAAGAGGCCCTTTTGTGACGATTTTCTACAGTTTTGCTTTGACACATTTCATGTGGGAGTATGGTCGTCTAGATCCAA GAGCAATGTTGATGCATCAATCAAATTTCTTATGGGGAAATCTGCAACCAAACTGCTCTTTTGTTGG AATCAGTCCCACTGTACTAAAACAAAGTTTAGTACTGTTGAGAATATAGACAAGCCACTTGTGTTGAAGGAAATAAGGAAGTTGTGGGAAAAGGCAGAACCTGATCTACCATGGGAGAAGGGAGAGTTTAATGAGTCAAACACATTGTTATTGGATGACTCGCCTTACAAGGCACTAATGAATCCT aGGCATTCAGCAATATTTCCTTATTCTTACCGGTACTACCACACCAGAGACTCAGAATTAG GACGAGAAGGTGATCTTCGGGTTTATCTAAAAGGGCTGGCTAAGGCCGAGAATGTGCAAAACTATGTGTCAGAAAATCCGTTTGGCCAACGGCCCATAAGAGAAGCAAATCCATCTTGGGGTTACTATCGTAGAGTTATAGAATCACTTCAAAGAAGCCAAAATGATGGGCCCTCATTACCCAGGTAG